One window of the Flavobacteriaceae bacterium YJPT1-3 genome contains the following:
- a CDS encoding DsbA family protein, with protein sequence MKIVYVYDALCGWCYGFSPVISQFQEKYKDSLDFEVISGGMITGDRIGPIGEVASYISWAYKNVEKATGVKFGSEFLNKILKDGEAIFTSIPSAIALSVFKTIDSTNSVRYACELQKAIYYDGIEPERLEVYGKIASKFGIDSESFVLTMKDSKYNQSAEDDFAKSAALGVTGFPTVFLEMEGVHHKMGSGYMPFNQLESNYLRSRDIIK encoded by the coding sequence ATGAAAATCGTTTATGTTTATGATGCTTTGTGCGGTTGGTGCTATGGATTTTCACCTGTGATTTCCCAATTTCAAGAAAAATATAAAGACAGTTTAGACTTTGAGGTTATATCTGGAGGTATGATAACAGGTGACAGAATTGGTCCAATTGGGGAAGTCGCCTCCTATATAAGTTGGGCATATAAAAATGTAGAAAAAGCGACAGGCGTTAAGTTTGGTAGTGAGTTTCTAAACAAGATTTTAAAAGATGGTGAAGCCATTTTTACATCTATCCCATCTGCAATCGCTTTATCGGTTTTTAAAACAATAGATTCAACCAACAGTGTTCGATATGCTTGCGAATTACAAAAGGCTATTTATTATGATGGTATAGAACCGGAAAGATTAGAAGTGTACGGAAAAATCGCATCAAAATTTGGGATAGATTCTGAGTCGTTTGTTTTAACGATGAAAGACTCTAAGTATAATCAATCAGCAGAGGATGATTTTGCAAAATCTGCAGCTTTGGGTGTAACAGGGTTCCCAACTGTATTCTTAGAGATGGAAGGGGTACATCACAAAATGGGTAGTGGCTATATGCCGTTTAACCAGCTTGAAAGTAATTACTTAAGAAGTAGAGACATAATAAAATGA
- a CDS encoding helix-turn-helix domain-containing protein — protein sequence MKREELKVTARCPIRTTVDLLGGKWKLLILFQLEPEALRPSELKRLIPDISEKMLIQELKNLTESKLITRKNFGEIPPRVEYKLTPIGHKIMPLITEMRNFAIEYEHEVLNN from the coding sequence ATGAAAAGAGAAGAATTGAAAGTTACCGCGAGGTGTCCCATTAGAACCACAGTAGATTTATTGGGTGGAAAATGGAAACTTCTTATTCTATTTCAACTCGAACCTGAGGCATTAAGACCATCGGAATTAAAAAGATTAATTCCGGACATTAGTGAGAAAATGTTAATACAAGAATTGAAAAATCTTACGGAGTCGAAATTAATCACTCGAAAAAACTTTGGAGAAATACCACCTAGAGTGGAATACAAATTAACACCTATAGGTCATAAAATAATGCCACTAATAACGGAAATGCGGAACTTTGCAATTGAATATGAACATGAAGTATTGAACAATTAA